The genomic window CCTCTGGCCAGCCGGACCACCAGGGTCTCCTTGCCGACGACCCGGCCTGGGCCGCCGTGGAGAGAGGCAACCTCTTATTAGGGGAGGGTTTCTCGGTTGACGAACTTCTCGACCTCGGGGAATTCGCCGAGCCCGAGAAGGAAACAGAGGAGAAGCCGGATGCAGGAGCGGAGTCCGCGAAAGCAGAGGAGAACTCCAACTCCTTGTCCTCCTGCTCCTCCTCCGTCCTCTCCTTCGAACTACCGCCGCCGTCGGAGATTTGTTTACCGTTGAGTCCTTTGCCATTAATGGTAAGTACAAGAGCCTCAGAAAGCTATCCTTTTTCTTGGGTTTTGGGGGTTCTAACGGGCGGTGTTTGGCTTTGGGGACTCGCAGGTTCAAGATGTGGAAGAGCTGGAATGGGTTTCGCTCATTATCGACGACTCCCTTTCGGAGTTTCCACCGTCGTGCTCTGGTATAGCGCCGCCCTtcccaccgccgccgccgcctaAACCCCAGGCGGAGTCTCCGCCAGAGAACCGCCCGGCCTCTTCCCGGCCCCCCACCGTCTGCGCCCTCTCCACCGAAGCCCTTGTCCCGGTCAAGGCCAAGCGCAGCAAGCGCTCCCGCTCCGCCACCGCCGGCTGGTCCCTCTCCGGCCCTCCCTCTTTTGCCGACTCCTCCACCACCACAATCACCTCCTCGTCGTCCTCCTGCTCGTCCTCGTCGTCATCCTTGGAATCCTGCCTCATCTACGAACCCACCGCCTGTGGCGGTGGCGATTACAACCTCTTCCTCGACAACATCCCGCCTCCGCCGGAGCCGCCGTCCAAGAAGCATAAACTGAAGAAGGGGGGCTGGAAACCGAAGCCGCCGCAGGCGGCCTTCACTGACGTGGCCGCCGGCGGAGGCGAGCGGCGGTGCAGCCACTGCGGGGTTCAGAAGACGCCGCAGTGGCGGGCGGGGCCGCTGGGGGCGAAGACTCTGTGCAACGCGTGCGGCGTCCGGTTCAAGTCCGGCCGCCTGCTGCCGGAGTACCGGCCGGCGTGCAGCCCCACCTTCATCAGCAACGTCCACTCCAACAGCCACCGGAAAGTCCTTGAGATGCGCCGGAAAAAGGAGGCTGAGCTCCTTGCCTCCAGCGCCCTGCCAGTCCCCTCCTTCTGACCGTCCTGGTCCGGTCCGGTTCGGTTCGGCTGTACATTGTGGACCGACCCCTTTTAGAGTTTAGCCTGTCGCGGTTTGCATTTTTTACCCTTATAGCGGCTTAGCTTTTTCGTGTTCTTTAGCTTTTGGTTGCTGTTGTTTCTAGTTATCAGGCTGTAGGTAGTGCAATCTTTTTTATTTGTGTTATTTCActtagaaaaaggaggggacggGTAGGATGAGGCAGGGAGTTAGTATTAGATTTTAGGGCCCGTGTCTGGAAATTGGAATTGGAATTGGAATTCTAACATGACTGCTTTCTTTTTTTAGCCAACGAGAGAGAGATATTAAGGGGTAGTATGGTTTATTGGTATGGCATCATTTGTAATACATCCATCCATATACATAGGGATAGGGGCCGTGGACATATATAGGATATATGATAATATTTATTTGTAGCTTTTTTGCAGCAGATTAATGGAGGATGCTTCAAATGGAATTTGCTTTGTTTTTTATTCCTCTGGTTTCTGCTCTCTCTGATGGTTTGTTCTATTGGGTTTGGAAGTGCTGCAATTTGGTGATTGTAATCTAGTACGCGCGTTTGCCCTTATAATTTGATCCCCTGTGCCAGTGCTAAGTTTGAAAAGTAAGGTTTTAGATAATATTTGTTTGCAATGATTAGGTGAAACCATTTCAACCCAATTCCAACCAAACGCCATGGCAGTTGGGCAGCAATGCGGGTGGGGGTCTCTTGCACCACCCCACTTCTTATACTTGTCCCGCCCACCCGCCCGCTCCAAATCCATGCTTGTCGCATGATTTGTCCTCTTGAGCACTTCATCTATTTCGTCTCTTATGGAAAACCATGCTATACACTTGATGTCTGGTGACTATTctgtttattagaaaataatcatTCATTTTTTGTTAGAACTGAAATCGAATTGGATATAGATAACATATTAGTATATCTATATTAGTATTTATCTTATTTGATGAATAAAGATACAGATACGGATATTAgtgaaatataaaaattaatatttatatttatttgaaataaatatgaatataattcggatataaaaaatataaatataagtatGGGTATAATTTGgattattaaattttatgatcataaaatcatAGATATTATTAAGTcgataataaatcaaattaataatatttaaatgtgGTTATACGTTCTTTTAAAAGTTCATAAATgctttataaaattaaataaaattatcattaaatttaaatatttagatatgaatcgAATAGTTGCTTATTTGTAttcatatctttttctttctttttatcctTTCTAATAGAGTCGGATGTTCAAATTTCTATTCATATTCGAatagatttagatataaaaataaatttagatgaaTATTATCCGATCTATTTTCATCTTTAGTTATTATGTGCACAAGACTTAAGTCCTTGTTGAATTGGGACTATTTTGGCTGGATCCTTCTCAAGTAGCTAGCCTTGGTTTTGTCATGAAttgttttatatcagattttatctgCACCTTAGATAAGGTTTTACTTCTATCTTGATAAATCAGTACTTATCACCTATAAGCCGACCTACTGCCTGATAAAAATGTTAAACATGTGCTACTTTATTAGCATGCCATGGTTTGCTAGCCACCTAAGTAGTGGGTAGAGATGCCCCTCTCTAATCGTCCTATTTGGAACGTGACATCATGTGCCTAGTGGTATTGCTTGCAACACTCATATGATatgttatttgagaatagatactCTAGTAACATGGCAACCTCATCAAGCCAATTTACACAGTTGACATGTATTCtccgatttctccttttttttttttttttttttaacattcgaGACTGAGATGCAATAGGAAAGatacatgtcagctaagaaactTTTGGGTTCAACATTTCTGTTGTCAACCCAGACTGCTTTATGTTATGGAAGGTGGGTAGGCTTCCATCCTATCCAAGTGGCTCTCAAGTGGCTGTCATGACAATGGAGCCAGTGGGCTGTAGTGGTTAGTTTCCATGGGAATTGACGTGTATATGTGAAGACAGCTCAACATTGTATAAGCAAAGATTACGAAATTGCTCACCCCACAGGCTAAAATACGCGTGAAATGGGCAATGAAGCATAACTTTTATAATCCGTCACACCATATCAAGCTTAAATTAACTATAAACCTGGTAGTACACACAAAGGGCTGATGTTGAATGAAAGATCTTTTATAAAAGAAGCATAAGAAAGGATAATCCTGCTACAACAAAGAGAATAATTTGTAGAAATTATTGGTGTTCAGGGACCAATTTTGCGCTACCTGCATCTTTGCTGGCTTGCATCGATGTCTCATGTTTGAATCTTAATCACGCATACATATGACCCGAATCTGAATGGCTTACACCTCCAATAGCTTTACTTGTTAATTAACAGCAACATTTTTTAGGGAGGTATGCTTTTCCTTGACAATGGTCACGATGGATCATGGCTCGAAGATGAGTATgcattacaataaaaataatttttagtgataaattatttatgatattttttattatatgacgttaaaatcttttttttactatattttgataaaaatatcattatttttaaataaatatttttttattagtagcattttatcataaatactactgtaaatttatattttataatattttattataaatatcgttataaatttatactttacggtattttattataaataccattataaatttatattttatgatatttaacaaatatatcaataaataatatcataatttatagaattttaaaaaattattactaaattttaaattattaattttatatagagtttgatttaattatattgatctcataaaatatgttattatacataTGTATTCTTAacattacttatttaatgatatgaatgtatgttaataagttaaataaattatatttatatattaataatataagttaTAGGTTGATGTTTAAGAACTAATTctaaggtatatatatatatatatatatatatatatatatatatatatatatatatatatatatatatatatatatatatatatatatatatatataattttttaataatttttattgatatataaaaaatattggcattaaaattttaaagataattACATATGtcgttaaaataaaaatttttatcgatatttttttacgacaatatataagaaaatatcttttaaaatatttatgatatttttttctcatctatcgcgGCACTTAAATATGCTGTCAATGATCATTTTTATTGTAATAATGATACGATAACagtgctcttcttcttcttcttcccaattGTTTTCTTTCGGCTTTATCCTTTGACACTGTTTCTCGGATATGCGAGATCAGTTCGAGCAGAGCTTGCGGTATTTAAGATGGTGTCTTGAAACCTTAGTGGGTTGGGTTGTCGGGTTCGGAGACGTGGGTGGAATCTTCCTCACTCCCACCAACCGTATAAATTGCAGTATACTGCGACGCTGAGATGAACGGGGAAGCACCCATCCCCAGTCCCCCATGTGACCATGAGGAGTGTGCAAGGCTACGTTACAATGGCACAGAAGTATGGTACAGAGAATCCAAATGTCGAGGTTAGAAAAATATTGGCAAACTGTCTGGAGTAGATCCAACGGCATCTGTTAATTTGTGATGTCTTGCTTTTGAACTTTGGGTATTATAATTTAGAGATGTTGTATCTGCTGTGTTCACCAATCTCCAACTACCGCACAGGACTAGGTGGTTCCAACCAGTGCCATTCTAGCACCATACTCCTTATTCTCGTTCTTTCCTTACTATTACGGAGTGGGAAACAGCAGGATTCTTAAATATCCTATTGTAGAATTAGTTAGGAGACAGAAGCTAGCCACCAGTCAAGCGCGAAGTTTATTTCCAAAACAGGATAGGTATGAGGAGCGTCCCAAGCCTTGTCATGGTAGAAATGTaacattattttaattttctatggTTCTATCTCAAGCGGGGTCCCACATCATTCTCAGATTTCCAGAAACCCAACCTCAAAGGTTAAGGTCTTTGACCTCGTAGAAATCTCGTGTACTTCTAACCGGGTCAAAACGTCTCGTTGGTGCGTGTCCACAATATCTGGTTCCTTGCGTGGGTCCCACAGGC from Elaeis guineensis isolate ETL-2024a chromosome 4, EG11, whole genome shotgun sequence includes these protein-coding regions:
- the LOC105043508 gene encoding GATA transcription factor 5; its protein translation is MLHQTQIPSSSPLFTFNPSTTTTTSSSSFIPLPVYPLQSPLQFHSSQVEKDRRMEGALKSSLRSEPLAASGQPDHQGLLADDPAWAAVERGNLLLGEGFSVDELLDLGEFAEPEKETEEKPDAGAESAKAEENSNSLSSCSSSVLSFELPPPSEICLPLSPLPLMVQDVEELEWVSLIIDDSLSEFPPSCSGIAPPFPPPPPPKPQAESPPENRPASSRPPTVCALSTEALVPVKAKRSKRSRSATAGWSLSGPPSFADSSTTTITSSSSSCSSSSSSLESCLIYEPTACGGGDYNLFLDNIPPPPEPPSKKHKLKKGGWKPKPPQAAFTDVAAGGGERRCSHCGVQKTPQWRAGPLGAKTLCNACGVRFKSGRLLPEYRPACSPTFISNVHSNSHRKVLEMRRKKEAELLASSALPVPSF